One Bradyrhizobium zhanjiangense DNA segment encodes these proteins:
- a CDS encoding MarR family winged helix-turn-helix transcriptional regulator yields MSATRKEGARLRSIGNLDIIRRFTWEISSINMYLEELRQFWARTLGISGPQWLILMAISDLDKDDGIPVNVVSKLLHVDPSFVTTQSKLLEKKGLLRRRPSPTDARVVRLSLTEKTQKHLASLNEQYKTIKEFVFQEFDEHELTEFTAKLAMLKSRLEKACVRLTLDF; encoded by the coding sequence GTGTCCGCAACGAGGAAAGAGGGTGCGCGCCTGCGCTCCATCGGAAATCTGGATATCATCAGGCGCTTCACCTGGGAGATATCGTCGATCAACATGTATCTGGAGGAGCTGCGTCAGTTCTGGGCGAGGACGCTCGGCATCAGCGGCCCGCAATGGCTGATCCTGATGGCCATCTCCGACCTCGACAAGGACGACGGCATCCCGGTCAACGTCGTCTCCAAGCTCCTCCACGTCGATCCCTCGTTCGTCACCACCCAGTCCAAGCTCCTCGAGAAGAAGGGCCTGTTGCGCCGTCGTCCCTCGCCGACCGACGCCAGGGTGGTGCGACTGTCCCTGACCGAGAAGACGCAGAAGCACCTGGCGAGCCTCAACGAGCAGTACAAGACCATCAAGGAATTCGTCTTCCAGGAGTTCGACGAGCACGAGCTCACTGAATTCACCGCCAAGCTCGCAATGCTGAAGTCCCGCCTCGAGAAGGCCTGCGTCCGCCTCACCCTCGATTTCTGA